A part of Microbulbifer sp. MI-G genomic DNA contains:
- a CDS encoding ABC transporter permease, with protein sequence MNVIDLAWWQLALAAALVVALAACTHMARLQLSRPLLIAAARTAIQLALVGVVLEALFALGNLLWVSLLGVAMLLFAGQQVVSRQKYRLAGGWSFAIGTLSMLISAFSVTILSLVVLIGPQPWYQPQYSIPLLGLLLGNTMTGIALGLDRLTESVWRSREIIENRLMLGETWGRACIEFRRDAMRAGMMPTINSMAAAGIVFLPGMMTGQILAGTSPTIAVKYQILILFTIAAGTGFGTFAAVALCTRRLFDTRERLCVHRLVESRHR encoded by the coding sequence GTGAATGTAATCGACCTGGCCTGGTGGCAACTGGCTCTGGCAGCAGCGCTGGTAGTGGCTCTGGCAGCCTGTACCCACATGGCCCGATTGCAGCTCAGCAGGCCGCTTTTGATCGCGGCGGCACGTACGGCAATACAACTGGCACTGGTGGGTGTGGTTTTGGAAGCCCTGTTCGCCCTGGGCAACCTGTTGTGGGTGAGCCTGCTGGGTGTGGCAATGTTACTGTTTGCCGGCCAGCAGGTGGTGTCACGACAGAAGTATCGCCTGGCTGGCGGCTGGAGTTTTGCCATCGGCACGCTGTCTATGCTGATCTCCGCCTTTAGTGTCACCATACTGAGCCTGGTGGTGCTGATCGGGCCACAACCCTGGTACCAGCCCCAGTACTCTATTCCCCTGCTCGGCTTGTTGCTCGGCAATACCATGACAGGCATCGCGCTCGGGCTGGACCGCCTCACAGAGAGCGTGTGGCGCTCGCGGGAAATTATCGAGAATCGCCTGATGCTGGGGGAGACCTGGGGCAGGGCCTGCATTGAATTCCGCCGCGACGCCATGCGGGCGGGCATGATGCCAACGATCAATTCCATGGCCGCTGCGGGTATAGTTTTTCTGCCGGGCATGATGACGGGGCAAATACTGGCGGGCACCTCCCCCACCATCGCAGTGAAATACCAGATATTGATTTTGTTCACCATTGCCGCAGGCACCGGTTTTGGTACATTTGCTGCCGTCGCCCTGTGTACGAGACGCCTCTTCGATACACGCGAGCGATTGTGTGTGCACCGCCTGGTGGAAAGCCGCCATCGCTGA
- a CDS encoding ABC transporter ATP-binding protein — MSTKSMLSLNTTNLGIDILNRVDLTVKAGEVLCLSGPSGSGKSRLLRAIADLEPHSGSASLDNRKQDSMPGHCWRRQVMLVPAQSAWWYETAGAHLAKPMPQALLALGFPEEADGWQMAKLSTGEKQRLALVRALSYEPRALLLDEPTANLDEDSTLKTEAFLLEVIREKQYPVIWVAHSPAQIRRVANRYFAIEDKRVKEQEIPL, encoded by the coding sequence GTGTCTACTAAATCTATGCTTTCTCTAAACACAACCAATCTTGGTATCGATATTCTTAACAGGGTAGATCTTACCGTCAAAGCGGGGGAAGTCCTGTGCCTGTCGGGGCCCTCGGGCTCCGGCAAAAGCCGTCTACTGCGCGCCATCGCCGATCTGGAGCCACACAGTGGCAGTGCCAGTCTTGACAACAGGAAACAGGATTCAATGCCGGGCCACTGCTGGCGCAGGCAGGTTATGCTGGTACCGGCGCAAAGCGCCTGGTGGTATGAGACAGCCGGTGCACACCTGGCCAAACCCATGCCCCAGGCACTTCTTGCGCTGGGCTTTCCCGAAGAGGCAGACGGTTGGCAGATGGCAAAACTCTCCACCGGGGAAAAACAGCGCCTGGCACTGGTGCGGGCTCTCTCCTACGAGCCGCGGGCTTTGCTGCTGGATGAACCCACGGCCAATCTTGATGAAGACTCCACCTTGAAAACCGAGGCCTTTTTGCTGGAGGTGATTCGGGAAAAACAGTACCCGGTGATCTGGGTGGCCCACAGCCCGGCACAGATCCGCCGGGTGGCGAACCGGTATTTTGCTATTGAGGACAAACGCGTGAAAGAACAGGAGATACCTTTGTGA
- the cobB gene encoding Sir2 family NAD+-dependent deacetylase, whose product MHYQRIVVLTGAGISAESGIRTFRGADGLWENHRLEDVATPEAFARDPQLVQRFYNARRRQLLSTPIAPNAAHRALAELERAFEGEFLLVTQNIDDLHERAGSLKLIHMHGELRKARCSTSGALFSIDGDLKVTDHCPCCKRSGTLRPHVVWFGEMPLQMDTIYDALSRCDLFISIGTSGNVYPAAGFVECANRAGAHSVELNLERSNVGDAFAEHRQGPASKIVGAYVDELLS is encoded by the coding sequence ATGCACTATCAACGTATCGTTGTATTGACCGGTGCCGGTATTTCCGCAGAGTCGGGCATCCGCACTTTCCGCGGGGCCGATGGCCTGTGGGAAAACCACCGCCTTGAGGATGTGGCGACACCCGAGGCGTTCGCGCGGGACCCGCAGCTGGTGCAACGCTTTTACAACGCGCGCCGCAGACAGCTGCTCTCCACACCTATTGCCCCCAACGCCGCCCATCGCGCACTGGCGGAATTGGAAAGGGCGTTTGAGGGCGAATTTTTATTGGTCACACAAAATATTGATGATCTGCATGAACGGGCCGGCAGCCTCAAATTGATTCACATGCACGGCGAGCTGCGTAAAGCCCGTTGCAGCACCAGTGGCGCGCTGTTTTCAATCGACGGCGATCTGAAGGTGACAGACCATTGTCCCTGCTGCAAACGCAGTGGCACACTGCGCCCCCACGTCGTCTGGTTTGGGGAAATGCCCCTGCAAATGGACACCATCTACGACGCCCTGAGCCGTTGCGACCTGTTTATCAGTATCGGTACCTCCGGCAACGTCTATCCGGCAGCCGGCTTCGTGGAATGCGCGAATCGGGCGGGCGCACACAGTGTGGAACTCAACCTTGAACGCAGCAATGTGGGGGACGCCTTTGCCGAACACCGCCAGGGGCCCGCATCAAAAATTGTCGGCGCCTATGTGGACGAGCTGCTGAGTTAG
- a CDS encoding DUF748 domain-containing protein — translation MPPEFVQKNTFFTRLLWWLIGALLLMEGLSIATSGLVRDKTGQWLARRGLDFHADYVRVSPLNLRVIVVDARAFNSRGQGFSAREVMLDYSWWQLLRGRVQLARASVSGAYLDLQSTQGASGRVWEVGGWNLGRGKPRDRDFHLAIGRAKVQDSKICYRHRPAWAAPTCAQIGNMHARDFRLALWRKGAAPLKVTIAAEEIQLQELLAKIKGAPEFNTTLAHLSLDEGNFHWPSLRTEAESLSVAFFASCPPQQWADALRGLQRLIGHCAAARHLSAEGDLKFGFGLTGLARWHRARGEGVVLRRSDQRWQDWGAGTIAMNAFDYDRSIKRLHWRQAGATDFDWCPRHLRNTNHHYCFRAKTLQLPETTTFDWRHRLKITTGPSRVQQMHYLDMVRPRNNPLTVQQAVFGPLEFDIVSRILAVASLQVDGANGCVSGALWRRPDHCVRLGGLLGDERVAVRFGSTAKNVPWGVASGPLSLAHLRLEGLGEERLQLQKLKWRSFDTLADGTPFSISDFTLQSLSGCLSRGLLPGGWQPLCAELNNLGGRGNFAWQPGADSYAIFGQLQLQRLMLSDSVKGNNGLLLQKLAIGEGYYRRTAVQSPWVGAGQGPGAGQVDFGKEKGRLDAQAEGLDRESEETAPASVDAPNFRLQKHFLQRLDGCLPGSWARLIYRASSAPGRMPVCFDLRELRQEHPLLVAWQDGLDIAVAGLSVERALASTAQGESLLRLSSLALPSARIRHTTSPFGSSYIALPNFSLDGLDACLPATQEVLHLNIHCVVLQQLQLGEKFHVQVEPAQASANLDGSQLAQLQLLGPGDRPNLEIQQLSIPVLALNWSRNGNKVSSVTMEKWSIESLFACLPHRVRYPNQLPRCVLSRNLNAIGTSGVSVGETELKTALRAQPLWQFEALAIERIAFSPDTLDLYNLQIDNILFCGLETLLRQRAGGVPIADCVETPQLAFRGDPIRIGLKPDVARVSLGPVKSRPIAFWQKEGDYLQAGLQQLDWQRFIWKSGVHFSVTGLRIFNTRVCTPESGKTVSIELLERAGPGDTQRCYGLDELAIPSAQTISLSRPFAIDGSLELVGLSLAQRGRAPLRIARVQLENPSVGGEFLFQAGAVSGCLPAGLFRDSPLAPCYRAGPLSLGGVERLDLPEGRGAIFSDIRADGVRLSAADFPRDLPAKLLQVEKLLLGKLRFVSGQIIAQQLHMRKISSCIPYSYFKTGNHCITLGTLALEGQFAAEDGLAITVLNIHGIELFSRKGKLLAEGESLHLSRFLANRREWRFEWLEAVHFHFFPREETTPDYDRHSWTGDFRFLQIEALQFDRLRGLLNIASVDFFRPRLILLRNRYGAFPLVQQISELRGLDGGDKIHLRNQTTPPFLYHIHDVYLRHGTFTWIDYRDEFRARLPVRDINLNVSDISNLGEHPPAIVVANGRPGGFGEIQLSGTVDYLGGRRWDAQLTSYLDNVNLIPATPYMARLLGYKILQGQMDAVMDIRIRDNQINALAEIKLEKIKIRRVRDDDQLPVKSRFIPLNVALWLLKDGQGNVKFSMPVTGDIRDPKFSLNYVFSDVLQKAIMDALFSYFTPYGIYLLAKLAWGRFRAKSFDSIEFAPGSAHLSNVALAQLQQMVVKLHKHPEARPGICGIANARDWNALYPNSTLGLNGNRSRLADFYRYPPIMLREEFERLAQERSRQVERYLIDAGIPAAELIPCAPDYMGRDFGDPRVEFSN, via the coding sequence ATGCCACCAGAGTTCGTCCAAAAAAACACTTTTTTTACCCGTCTTCTGTGGTGGCTGATTGGTGCATTATTGCTGATGGAGGGCCTATCCATCGCCACCTCGGGTCTTGTGCGGGATAAGACCGGTCAATGGCTTGCCCGGCGGGGCCTGGATTTTCACGCCGATTATGTACGGGTATCCCCTCTGAATTTGCGGGTCATTGTGGTGGATGCGCGCGCCTTCAACAGTCGTGGGCAGGGATTTTCTGCGCGCGAAGTGATGCTGGATTACAGTTGGTGGCAGCTGCTGCGAGGGCGCGTGCAACTGGCGCGCGCTTCGGTCAGCGGTGCTTACCTGGATCTGCAATCCACCCAGGGTGCATCGGGGCGGGTCTGGGAGGTGGGGGGCTGGAATCTGGGCCGGGGCAAACCCAGGGATCGCGATTTTCATCTGGCTATCGGCCGGGCAAAGGTACAAGACAGCAAAATCTGTTATCGACATCGCCCCGCATGGGCGGCACCCACCTGTGCCCAAATTGGCAATATGCACGCGCGGGATTTTCGCTTGGCTTTGTGGCGCAAAGGCGCGGCGCCTCTCAAAGTGACGATTGCCGCCGAGGAAATCCAACTGCAGGAGTTGCTGGCAAAAATAAAAGGGGCACCCGAATTCAATACCACTCTGGCACACCTGTCTTTGGATGAGGGAAATTTCCACTGGCCCAGTCTGCGCACAGAAGCCGAATCCCTCAGCGTGGCATTTTTCGCCAGCTGCCCGCCACAACAATGGGCCGATGCCCTGAGGGGGTTACAGAGACTGATTGGGCACTGTGCGGCTGCGCGCCATCTATCCGCCGAGGGCGACCTGAAGTTCGGGTTTGGCCTGACAGGGCTTGCCCGCTGGCACCGTGCGCGCGGAGAAGGCGTGGTGCTGCGGCGCAGTGATCAGCGCTGGCAGGACTGGGGAGCCGGGACTATCGCCATGAATGCATTCGATTATGATCGCTCGATCAAGCGTCTGCACTGGCGCCAGGCAGGCGCTACCGACTTCGACTGGTGCCCCCGGCATTTGCGCAACACCAATCATCATTATTGTTTTCGCGCCAAGACCCTGCAATTGCCCGAGACCACCACGTTTGACTGGCGCCACCGTCTCAAGATAACCACCGGGCCCAGCCGTGTGCAGCAGATGCACTATCTGGACATGGTTCGACCGCGCAATAACCCGTTAACGGTACAACAGGCCGTTTTCGGTCCGCTTGAATTCGATATTGTCAGCCGCATTCTTGCGGTAGCCAGCCTGCAGGTCGACGGCGCCAACGGCTGCGTTTCCGGTGCACTGTGGCGAAGGCCGGATCACTGCGTGCGCCTGGGTGGTCTGCTCGGTGATGAAAGGGTGGCAGTGCGGTTTGGTTCGACGGCAAAAAATGTGCCTTGGGGGGTTGCCAGCGGACCGCTCAGCCTGGCGCACTTGAGACTGGAAGGGCTGGGGGAGGAGCGGTTACAGCTGCAAAAACTGAAATGGCGCAGTTTTGATACCCTGGCTGATGGTACCCCCTTCTCCATTTCGGATTTTACCCTGCAGTCTCTCTCCGGCTGCCTATCGCGGGGTCTATTGCCAGGAGGGTGGCAACCCCTGTGCGCGGAGCTGAATAACCTGGGCGGGCGCGGCAATTTTGCCTGGCAACCCGGAGCGGATAGCTATGCCATTTTCGGTCAATTACAGTTACAGCGATTGATGCTGAGTGACTCGGTGAAGGGCAACAATGGGCTTTTACTGCAGAAGCTCGCTATTGGCGAAGGGTATTACCGGCGCACCGCAGTACAGAGCCCCTGGGTGGGTGCGGGCCAGGGGCCTGGGGCAGGCCAGGTGGATTTCGGCAAGGAAAAAGGCCGTTTGGATGCCCAGGCCGAAGGCTTGGACCGAGAGAGCGAAGAGACAGCCCCGGCTTCTGTCGATGCGCCCAACTTCCGATTGCAAAAACATTTTCTGCAGCGGCTGGATGGCTGCCTGCCGGGCAGTTGGGCGCGGCTGATTTACCGGGCATCGTCGGCGCCCGGGCGCATGCCGGTCTGTTTTGACCTGCGCGAGTTGCGCCAGGAGCACCCGCTGCTGGTCGCCTGGCAGGACGGGTTGGATATCGCTGTTGCGGGGTTGTCTGTCGAGCGTGCCCTGGCAAGCACGGCGCAGGGTGAGTCTCTGTTGCGCCTGTCCAGCCTGGCGCTGCCCAGCGCCAGAATACGCCATACCACATCTCCTTTCGGCAGCAGTTATATCGCCCTGCCGAATTTCTCCCTGGATGGCCTGGACGCCTGCCTGCCGGCTACTCAAGAGGTGTTGCACCTGAATATCCACTGCGTGGTGTTACAACAGTTGCAACTGGGGGAAAAGTTCCATGTGCAGGTGGAGCCTGCGCAGGCGTCCGCGAACCTGGATGGTTCCCAACTGGCACAGCTGCAGCTATTGGGACCGGGCGATAGACCAAACCTGGAGATCCAGCAGCTCTCGATACCGGTGCTGGCTTTGAACTGGTCCCGCAACGGGAACAAAGTCTCCAGCGTTACAATGGAAAAGTGGTCGATAGAATCCCTTTTTGCCTGCCTTCCCCACAGAGTCCGCTACCCGAACCAGCTGCCGCGCTGTGTGTTGAGCCGGAATCTGAATGCCATTGGCACCAGCGGTGTCTCTGTGGGTGAAACAGAGTTAAAAACTGCGCTCCGGGCACAGCCCCTCTGGCAATTTGAAGCACTGGCCATAGAGCGGATTGCGTTTTCCCCCGATACCCTCGATCTCTACAACCTGCAGATTGACAATATACTTTTTTGCGGCCTTGAAACTCTGCTGCGCCAGAGAGCAGGCGGGGTACCGATCGCGGACTGCGTGGAAACCCCCCAACTGGCATTTCGTGGAGACCCGATACGGATCGGACTCAAGCCGGATGTGGCTCGCGTGTCTTTGGGGCCAGTGAAAAGCCGGCCAATCGCTTTCTGGCAGAAAGAGGGTGACTACTTGCAGGCGGGCTTGCAGCAACTGGATTGGCAGCGCTTTATCTGGAAAAGCGGTGTTCACTTCTCTGTGACGGGTCTGCGGATATTCAATACCCGTGTATGCACACCGGAATCCGGCAAAACAGTCAGCATCGAATTGCTTGAGCGGGCCGGGCCGGGGGATACCCAACGCTGTTATGGGCTCGATGAACTGGCTATTCCCAGTGCGCAAACCATTTCCCTGAGCAGACCATTTGCGATTGACGGTTCACTGGAGCTGGTTGGTCTTTCCCTGGCGCAGAGGGGCAGAGCGCCACTGCGGATAGCCCGTGTTCAATTGGAGAATCCCTCTGTGGGAGGGGAGTTTTTGTTTCAGGCAGGTGCTGTCAGCGGTTGCCTGCCAGCCGGATTGTTTCGAGACTCCCCCCTCGCGCCCTGCTATCGGGCGGGCCCACTCAGCCTGGGTGGGGTTGAGCGGTTGGACTTGCCGGAAGGGAGGGGGGCCATATTCTCGGATATTCGCGCCGATGGTGTGCGGTTGAGTGCGGCGGATTTTCCGAGGGATTTACCGGCAAAACTGTTACAGGTGGAAAAACTGCTGCTCGGAAAGCTGCGCTTTGTTTCTGGTCAGATTATCGCTCAGCAGTTGCATATGCGAAAGATATCCAGTTGCATACCCTACAGTTATTTTAAAACGGGAAATCACTGTATCACCCTGGGGACGCTGGCACTGGAAGGGCAGTTTGCGGCTGAGGATGGACTGGCGATTACTGTGCTGAATATTCATGGGATTGAATTGTTTTCCCGCAAGGGCAAACTTTTGGCGGAAGGGGAGAGTCTCCACCTGTCCCGGTTTCTTGCCAATAGGAGAGAGTGGCGCTTTGAATGGCTCGAGGCAGTCCATTTCCATTTTTTCCCGAGAGAGGAAACCACACCGGACTATGATCGCCACAGCTGGACCGGCGATTTCAGATTTTTGCAGATTGAAGCCCTGCAGTTTGATCGTCTGCGCGGATTGCTGAATATAGCTTCTGTCGATTTTTTTCGTCCGCGACTGATCCTCCTGCGCAATCGTTACGGCGCATTCCCCCTCGTACAGCAGATCTCCGAACTTCGAGGGCTCGACGGGGGGGATAAAATCCATCTCAGGAATCAAACCACACCCCCTTTTCTCTATCATATTCATGATGTCTACCTGCGCCACGGCACCTTTACCTGGATTGATTACCGGGATGAATTCCGGGCCCGTTTACCGGTTCGGGATATCAATCTGAATGTCAGTGATATCAGCAATCTCGGTGAGCACCCACCCGCAATAGTGGTGGCAAATGGCAGGCCTGGCGGATTTGGGGAAATACAACTGAGCGGTACTGTCGATTACCTGGGTGGGCGCAGATGGGATGCCCAGCTGACAAGCTATCTCGACAATGTCAATCTGATACCGGCCACGCCCTATATGGCCAGACTGCTCGGGTACAAGATATTGCAGGGCCAAATGGATGCGGTGATGGACATCCGGATTCGTGACAACCAGATAAATGCACTGGCAGAGATAAAACTGGAGAAAATCAAAATCCGGCGTGTACGCGATGATGATCAGTTGCCGGTCAAATCCAGGTTTATTCCCCTGAATGTGGCCCTGTGGCTTTTAAAGGATGGCCAGGGGAATGTGAAATTTAGCATGCCCGTAACCGGAGATATCCGAGACCCGAAATTTTCATTGAACTATGTCTTCAGTGATGTGCTGCAAAAGGCCATTATGGACGCCCTGTTCAGTTATTTTACACCTTACGGGATCTACCTTCTGGCCAAGCTGGCCTGGGGCCGCTTTCGCGCCAAGTCCTTCGATTCCATAGAGTTCGCCCCCGGCAGTGCGCACTTGAGTAATGTGGCTCTAGCGCAGTTGCAGCAGATGGTGGTCAAATTGCATAAGCACCCGGAGGCACGCCCGGGTATTTGTGGCATCGCCAATGCCAGGGACTGGAATGCCCTTTATCCGAACTCTACACTGGGACTGAATGGCAATCGCAGCAGGCTTGCTGATTTCTATCGGTACCCGCCGATCATGTTGCGGGAGGAGTTTGAGCGCTTGGCACAGGAGCGAAGCCGCCAGGTGGAGCGATACCTGATTGACGCGGGCATACCCGCAGCGGAGTTGATTCCCTGTGCACCGGATTATATGGGCCGGGATTTTGGGGACCCCAGGGTGGAGTTTTCAAACTAG
- the selD gene encoding selenide, water dikinase SelD — protein sequence MQKYPNYQDIVLVGGGHAHAIVLQMWAMNPLPGARLTLVSPQVQTAYSGMLPGLVAGHYTLDETHIDLARLCRAASARFVQACAHQIDPVSRKVSLLGRPPLEYDLLSLDVGATPARELPGSELAMPIKPIGHFFRFWQKLQEQVQKTHAPLKLGVVGGGAGGCELAMAMAHALGEQVLSGQVEIHLIHAADNIPQDYPALARKLTMRELNRLGVHLHRNWPVTEITEPGVRNDRGELLELDRVLLSTNACAPPWLADSRLTLDEKGFVLVDRKLRAQGRQEIFAAGDVASFSTQPLPKAGVYAVRQGPILFHNLRATLTGQPLKVFRPQKRFLSLLSCGGKRAIAVRNRVAAAGNLLWHWKDHIDRTFMRRFSDLSMPTEEMPAAQPRELLAQRAGISLSGMRCNGCGAKVGSEVLRRALEKLPVQQSDYLLRGVGDDAAVLDLPATQLLVQSSDQLRAPVADPWLFGRIAAQHALSDLFAMHARPVSAQALVTLPTAAAEITQRDLQQLLAGAIFELNRHNCALSGGHTAEGAEMQLGFTVNGLAERDQLLEKSGARAGDCLILSKPLGVGTILAAEGMGEAHGRWVQKALDSMLQSNASAAEIFAQNSANALTDVTGFGLLGHLLEMLSADGLSASLIAERLPLIPGAAFCIERGWLSSLQPQNASAYAFVENPQEWQSLPHWALLTDPQTCGGLLAAIPEGSAESCVDALLQSGCAQASIIGAISHSSRAQSRVRLYRDGDWRQLTARDSEAEQSQV from the coding sequence ATGCAGAAGTACCCGAATTACCAGGATATTGTTCTGGTCGGCGGCGGCCACGCCCACGCCATTGTGCTACAGATGTGGGCGATGAACCCGCTGCCGGGCGCACGCCTCACACTGGTTTCCCCCCAGGTCCAAACTGCCTACTCCGGCATGTTGCCGGGGTTGGTGGCCGGCCATTACACTCTGGACGAGACTCATATTGACCTGGCACGTCTCTGTCGCGCTGCCAGTGCGCGTTTTGTGCAGGCATGTGCCCACCAAATTGACCCTGTGTCGCGTAAAGTCTCTTTGCTGGGACGCCCGCCACTGGAGTACGACCTGCTCTCCCTGGATGTCGGTGCAACTCCAGCGCGGGAACTGCCCGGCTCCGAGCTGGCAATGCCCATCAAACCCATCGGGCACTTTTTCCGCTTCTGGCAAAAGCTGCAGGAGCAGGTGCAGAAAACCCATGCCCCCCTCAAACTCGGGGTAGTGGGCGGCGGCGCCGGAGGCTGTGAACTGGCGATGGCCATGGCTCATGCGCTGGGGGAACAGGTGCTCTCCGGGCAGGTGGAGATACACCTGATCCACGCCGCGGACAACATACCCCAGGACTACCCGGCCCTTGCCCGCAAGTTGACCATGCGCGAGTTAAACAGACTGGGAGTGCACCTGCACCGCAACTGGCCGGTAACAGAAATTACCGAACCGGGTGTGCGCAACGACCGCGGGGAATTGCTGGAGCTGGACCGGGTACTGCTCTCCACCAACGCCTGCGCCCCCCCCTGGCTGGCTGACTCCAGACTGACACTGGATGAAAAGGGATTTGTGCTGGTCGATCGCAAGTTGCGTGCCCAGGGGCGCCAGGAGATCTTCGCCGCCGGCGATGTGGCCAGCTTCTCCACACAACCGCTGCCAAAAGCCGGTGTATACGCTGTGCGCCAGGGCCCCATCCTGTTCCACAACTTACGCGCCACCCTCACCGGGCAACCATTGAAAGTCTTCCGCCCGCAGAAGCGTTTCCTCAGCTTGCTCTCTTGTGGTGGCAAGCGCGCTATCGCCGTGCGCAACCGTGTCGCCGCGGCCGGGAATCTCCTGTGGCACTGGAAAGACCATATCGACCGCACGTTTATGCGGCGCTTTAGCGATCTTTCAATGCCCACAGAGGAAATGCCGGCAGCGCAACCGCGCGAATTGCTGGCGCAGCGCGCCGGCATTTCACTGTCGGGTATGCGCTGCAATGGCTGCGGAGCGAAAGTGGGTTCAGAAGTCTTGCGCCGGGCCCTGGAAAAATTACCGGTGCAACAATCTGACTATTTACTGCGCGGCGTGGGTGACGATGCCGCCGTTTTGGATTTGCCCGCAACACAACTGTTGGTACAGAGTTCGGATCAGCTGCGCGCACCGGTAGCGGATCCGTGGCTATTTGGGCGAATTGCAGCCCAACATGCCCTGTCGGACCTCTTTGCCATGCACGCCCGCCCGGTGAGTGCACAGGCACTGGTCACCCTGCCCACTGCAGCGGCAGAAATTACCCAACGCGACTTGCAGCAATTACTGGCCGGTGCCATTTTTGAGCTCAACCGCCACAACTGCGCCCTGTCCGGGGGGCATACTGCCGAGGGGGCGGAAATGCAGTTGGGGTTCACCGTCAATGGTCTCGCCGAGCGCGATCAATTATTGGAAAAAAGCGGCGCCCGCGCCGGGGACTGTCTGATACTAAGCAAACCCCTGGGTGTGGGTACCATTCTCGCCGCCGAAGGTATGGGGGAAGCCCACGGGCGCTGGGTGCAAAAAGCCCTGGACAGCATGCTGCAAAGCAACGCCAGCGCCGCTGAGATTTTCGCGCAAAACAGCGCCAACGCTCTCACCGATGTCACCGGCTTCGGGCTGCTCGGACACCTGCTGGAGATGCTCAGTGCAGATGGTCTCAGCGCCTCCCTGATCGCCGAGCGCCTGCCGCTGATTCCCGGCGCCGCATTCTGTATTGAACGGGGCTGGCTTTCCAGTCTGCAACCGCAAAACGCCAGCGCCTACGCCTTTGTGGAAAATCCACAGGAGTGGCAGTCCCTGCCCCACTGGGCGTTGCTCACAGATCCACAGACTTGCGGCGGCCTGCTCGCCGCGATACCCGAGGGCAGTGCGGAGAGCTGTGTCGATGCACTGCTGCAAAGTGGCTGCGCCCAGGCGTCGATTATCGGTGCAATCTCCCACTCAAGCCGGGCGCAATCCCGGGTGCGCCTGTACAGAGATGGCGATTGGCGCCAGCTAACCGCGCGAGACAGCGAGGCGGAACAAAGCCAGGTTTGA
- a CDS encoding NAD(P)/FAD-dependent oxidoreductase, whose amino-acid sequence MKNIVIVGGGASGLQLATRLGHYFNPPRRLWRRRKPPLAHVTLIDKERTHIWKPLLHQVAAGALDANMAALNYQVHARANGYEFQLGSLQSLDRKRRTVALSAILDDQGNQLVPARKLAYDYLVLCIGSLGNDFNIPGVYQHCVFLDNSEQAQKFHQQLLDHFLCLETHVEEKLRIAIVGGGATGVELSAELVDAGRQIGYYGRIGADAIEITVIEGGPHLLPALPARLGNNAERELGKLGVRVLTGCSIARANATGLTTRDGEEIPADIRVWAAGVKAPEFLTRLDGLATNHLNQIQVKTTLQTQSDAHIFAMGDCASCIDGHEQRVPPRAQAAQQMATLAADNLIALTEDKPLKHFYYRDRGSLVSLSKFTAVGNLMGALVKGSLTVEGRIAGFAYRALYRMHLAAIHGWPKAMLLYLVGQANRAVSPRLKLH is encoded by the coding sequence ATGAAAAACATTGTCATTGTCGGCGGCGGCGCCAGCGGCCTGCAGCTGGCCACAAGACTCGGACACTATTTCAATCCCCCCCGTCGCTTGTGGCGACGGCGCAAGCCGCCTTTGGCCCATGTCACCCTGATTGATAAAGAGCGCACCCATATCTGGAAGCCTCTCCTGCACCAGGTCGCCGCTGGTGCGTTGGACGCCAATATGGCTGCTCTCAACTATCAGGTCCACGCCCGCGCCAATGGCTACGAATTCCAACTGGGCAGTTTGCAATCTTTGGATCGAAAACGTCGAACCGTTGCGCTCAGTGCAATACTGGATGATCAGGGCAACCAACTGGTACCGGCACGCAAACTGGCATACGACTACCTGGTACTCTGTATCGGCAGCCTGGGCAATGATTTCAATATCCCTGGCGTGTACCAGCACTGCGTGTTTCTCGACAACAGTGAGCAGGCGCAAAAATTCCACCAGCAATTGCTTGATCATTTCCTGTGCCTGGAAACCCATGTGGAAGAAAAGCTGCGGATTGCCATTGTAGGCGGCGGTGCCACCGGTGTAGAACTCTCCGCGGAACTGGTGGATGCGGGCAGGCAAATAGGGTATTACGGCCGTATCGGAGCGGATGCCATCGAGATCACCGTGATTGAGGGTGGCCCGCACCTGTTGCCGGCCCTGCCCGCACGGTTGGGCAATAATGCCGAGCGCGAATTGGGCAAACTGGGCGTTCGGGTGCTGACAGGTTGCAGTATCGCCCGCGCCAATGCCACCGGCCTGACCACCCGGGATGGCGAGGAAATTCCGGCAGATATCCGCGTCTGGGCCGCCGGGGTCAAAGCGCCGGAGTTTCTCACCCGGCTGGATGGCCTTGCCACCAACCATCTCAACCAGATTCAGGTGAAAACCACGCTGCAAACCCAGAGCGATGCGCATATCTTCGCGATGGGCGACTGTGCCAGTTGTATCGATGGCCACGAACAGCGAGTGCCGCCCCGTGCACAGGCCGCCCAGCAGATGGCAACGCTGGCGGCAGACAACCTCATCGCCCTGACAGAAGACAAACCTCTGAAGCACTTTTACTATCGCGACCGCGGTTCCCTGGTTTCCCTGAGCAAGTTCACAGCAGTGGGCAATCTGATGGGGGCACTGGTGAAGGGCAGCCTCACCGTGGAGGGGCGCATTGCGGGCTTTGCCTACCGCGCGCTCTACCGTATGCACCTGGCGGCAATACACGGCTGGCCCAAGGCCATGTTGCTCTACCTGGTCGGCCAGGCGAACCGGGCAGTGAGTCCCCGCTTAAAACTGCACTAG